In the genome of Actinomadura graeca, one region contains:
- the murA gene encoding UDP-N-acetylglucosamine 1-carboxyvinyltransferase — MTDKWWEIEPSGPLRGDVTVRGAKNAVSKHMVAAMLGAEPSTIRNAPDVGEVGITAGMLEHVGMTVERSGGEVAVVPGPVSDPSVGKAFTGLNRIPILMLGPLLHLAGEAFVPLVGGDPIGRRPVDFHVEALRAFGAEVTIAADGIHARASRLVGTRVDLPYPSVGATETVLLAAVRAEGKTVIRNAATEPEIIELALFLQRMGARISFAPDRRIVVEGVERLGGAQTRLAGDRIEAFSYLVAGLVTGGEVRVHGCPQDRLVTAITTLTGMGARFEITDDWIMASAPGGLSPAAVQTDTHPGFATDWQTPLMVLFTQADGMSVLHETVYENRLAYVPALQSMGAEIEVYDTCLGGPACRYHDTPALHSAVVRGVSKLRGGDVTMPDIRAGFSAVLAAAVAEGPSTLRGVHHIERGYHHPVEQFRALGLALRAG, encoded by the coding sequence ATGACCGACAAATGGTGGGAGATCGAGCCGTCGGGACCGTTGCGCGGCGATGTCACCGTGCGGGGGGCCAAGAACGCGGTCAGCAAGCACATGGTCGCGGCCATGCTCGGCGCTGAGCCGAGCACCATCCGCAACGCGCCGGACGTCGGCGAGGTCGGGATCACCGCGGGCATGCTGGAGCACGTCGGGATGACCGTCGAGCGCTCCGGGGGCGAGGTCGCGGTCGTGCCGGGGCCGGTGTCCGACCCCAGTGTCGGCAAGGCCTTCACCGGGCTGAACCGCATCCCGATCCTGATGCTCGGCCCGCTGCTGCACCTGGCGGGGGAGGCGTTCGTCCCGCTGGTCGGCGGCGACCCGATCGGACGCCGGCCGGTCGACTTCCACGTGGAGGCGCTGCGGGCGTTCGGCGCCGAGGTGACGATCGCCGCGGACGGCATCCACGCGCGGGCGTCGCGGCTCGTCGGGACGCGCGTCGACCTGCCGTACCCGAGTGTCGGCGCCACCGAGACCGTGCTGCTGGCGGCGGTGCGGGCGGAGGGCAAGACGGTCATCCGGAACGCGGCGACGGAGCCGGAGATCATCGAGCTGGCGCTGTTCCTGCAGCGGATGGGCGCGCGGATCTCCTTCGCGCCGGACCGGCGGATCGTGGTCGAGGGCGTCGAACGGCTGGGCGGCGCGCAGACACGGCTGGCGGGCGACCGCATCGAGGCGTTCTCCTACCTGGTCGCCGGGCTGGTCACGGGCGGTGAGGTGCGGGTGCACGGCTGCCCGCAGGACCGGCTCGTCACCGCGATCACCACGCTGACCGGGATGGGCGCCCGCTTCGAGATCACCGACGACTGGATCATGGCGTCGGCGCCGGGCGGGCTGAGCCCCGCCGCCGTGCAGACCGACACCCATCCGGGGTTCGCGACGGACTGGCAGACGCCGCTGATGGTGCTGTTCACCCAGGCGGACGGCATGTCCGTGCTGCACGAGACGGTCTACGAGAACCGGCTCGCGTACGTGCCCGCATTGCAGAGCATGGGCGCGGAGATCGAGGTGTACGACACCTGCCTCGGCGGCCCGGCCTGCCGCTACCACGACACCCCGGCGCTGCACTCGGCCGTGGTGCGGGGCGTGAGCAAGCTGCGCGGCGGGGACGTGACGATGCCCGACATCCGGGCGGGGTTCTCGGCGGTGCTCGCCGCGGCGGTCGCCGAGGGGCCGTCGACGCTGCGGGGCGTGCACCACATCGAACGCGGCTACCACCATCCGGTGGAGCAGTTCCGCGCGCTGGGTCTCGCGCTGCGCGCCGGCTGA
- a CDS encoding GntR family transcriptional regulator: MIDPFGPLPKYLQLRAVLLDLIEQDGLPVDAPVPSERELCRMYGVSRMTVRQAVDQLVAEDRLRRIPGKGTFVARPKVQMPKELVSFTEDMRARGLRPGSVDLATRTVEADPRLARLLDAEPGVAVHVLERLRLADGEPMAVERSHILASAAPGLFARRPPGTPLFETLEHAYGIVMDAGEQTIEAGPADADDARLLEIPSGGTVFLLRQRTFSRGLCVEVALATYRADRYSIHLGLDAPRGPAAAPA, translated from the coding sequence GTGATCGATCCTTTCGGGCCGTTGCCGAAGTACCTCCAGCTTCGTGCCGTCCTGCTCGACCTGATCGAGCAGGACGGGCTGCCGGTCGACGCCCCCGTCCCGTCCGAGCGGGAGCTGTGCCGCATGTACGGGGTGTCGCGCATGACGGTCCGGCAGGCCGTCGACCAGCTCGTCGCCGAGGACCGGCTCCGCCGCATCCCCGGCAAGGGCACGTTCGTGGCCCGCCCGAAGGTGCAGATGCCGAAGGAGCTGGTCTCCTTCACCGAGGACATGCGGGCGCGCGGCCTGCGCCCCGGCTCGGTCGATCTCGCGACCCGCACGGTCGAGGCCGATCCCCGGCTCGCCCGGCTCCTGGACGCCGAGCCGGGCGTCGCCGTGCACGTCCTGGAGCGGCTCCGGCTGGCCGACGGGGAGCCGATGGCGGTGGAGCGCTCGCACATCCTCGCGTCGGCGGCGCCCGGCCTGTTCGCCCGGCGGCCGCCCGGGACCCCGCTGTTCGAGACGCTGGAGCACGCGTACGGGATCGTCATGGACGCCGGTGAGCAGACGATCGAGGCGGGTCCCGCGGACGCGGACGACGCGCGGCTCCTGGAGATCCCGTCCGGCGGGACCGTGTTCCTCCTGAGGCAGCGGACGTTCAGCCGCGGGCTCTGCGTGGAGGTGGCGCTGGCCACCTACCGCGCCGACCGGTACAGCATCCACCTCGGCCTTGACGCCCCGCGCGGGCCGGCGGCCGCGCCCGCCTGA
- a CDS encoding serine/threonine-protein kinase gives MTWDVPGYSVVRVLSDGPAGRVVQASRDGFGERVVILDRAPVVQDEARLLTTLRDPHVVRVHEYVERRRALVMELVDAVSLERMIGESGPMAPEAALRVLKGCLLGLAAAHELGVVHRNLTPASVLVVGGSCKVTGFGIDMPGTPGYQAPERGDEITPAGDLYAAAAIFSLCLTGQPPGRLRLDQLPERMRGLVARGMARNPLARPKSAAAFAALVDAVAQNRWVRPSAEPAPSAATEDEARPGLVKPMAAVIAVGLVCGGGAYGIAKAVDKIDDDDPAPPAPAVTRKAAPPVSPAPVQAAGISRGRLAYAVGVAGAATGRSRMDVALSVAPAVVPVGGAVTLKVVERRVSNGCPPGVKWNVGDGQGGLWLYPRSAGPLPAGRSGTPVKASVLRPKPKVSVKGCVRTTVIRSTYTFKAAVRPGAYLLSPWSPPRVGRVAEGGARSVSKGRLPALTVR, from the coding sequence ATGACTTGGGACGTTCCGGGCTATTCCGTGGTGCGGGTCCTGAGCGATGGACCGGCGGGACGCGTCGTCCAGGCGTCGAGGGACGGGTTCGGGGAGCGGGTCGTCATCCTGGACCGGGCACCGGTCGTCCAGGACGAGGCGCGGCTCCTGACGACTTTGCGCGATCCGCATGTGGTGCGCGTCCACGAGTACGTGGAGCGCAGACGGGCGCTGGTCATGGAGCTGGTCGACGCGGTCTCGCTCGAGCGGATGATCGGCGAGTCGGGGCCCATGGCACCGGAGGCGGCGCTACGGGTGCTGAAGGGGTGCCTGCTCGGGCTCGCGGCCGCGCACGAACTGGGCGTCGTGCACCGGAACCTGACCCCCGCCAGCGTCCTGGTGGTCGGCGGATCCTGCAAGGTCACCGGATTCGGGATCGACATGCCCGGAACGCCCGGTTACCAGGCGCCGGAGCGGGGCGACGAGATCACTCCCGCGGGCGACCTGTACGCGGCCGCGGCGATTTTCTCCCTGTGCCTCACGGGGCAGCCGCCGGGACGGCTCCGGCTGGACCAGCTGCCGGAGAGGATGCGAGGGCTCGTCGCACGGGGGATGGCGCGCAATCCGCTCGCCCGGCCCAAGTCGGCGGCGGCGTTCGCGGCGCTGGTGGATGCGGTCGCGCAGAACCGGTGGGTTCGGCCCAGCGCTGAGCCCGCGCCGTCGGCCGCCACAGAGGACGAGGCCCGCCCCGGGCTGGTGAAGCCCATGGCCGCCGTCATCGCGGTCGGTCTGGTCTGCGGCGGCGGGGCCTACGGCATCGCGAAGGCCGTCGACAAGATCGATGACGACGATCCCGCGCCTCCTGCTCCGGCCGTCACCCGCAAGGCCGCGCCGCCGGTCTCACCGGCGCCGGTTCAAGCCGCGGGGATCTCGCGGGGGAGGCTGGCGTACGCGGTGGGCGTGGCCGGTGCCGCGACCGGACGGTCCCGGATGGACGTGGCGCTGAGCGTGGCGCCCGCCGTCGTGCCCGTGGGGGGCGCCGTCACCCTGAAGGTGGTGGAGCGGCGGGTCAGCAACGGCTGCCCGCCCGGCGTGAAATGGAACGTCGGGGACGGGCAGGGCGGCCTGTGGCTCTACCCCCGGTCGGCCGGGCCCCTGCCCGCCGGGCGGAGCGGGACGCCGGTGAAGGCGTCCGTGCTGAGGCCGAAACCCAAGGTCTCCGTGAAGGGGTGCGTGCGGACGACCGTCATCCGTTCGACCTACACGTTCAAGGCCGCGGTGAGACCCGGCGCATACCTGCTGTCGCCTTGGAGCCCTCCGCGAGTCGGACGGGTCGCCGAGGGCGGCGCGCGCAGCGTGAGCAAGGGCCGGCTACCGGCGCTCACGGTCCGGTAG
- a CDS encoding long-chain-fatty-acid--CoA ligase — MDNGPGHTALTPLAFLGRSAEVFPGKTAYVHGDRRVDYAAFAAEVTRAANALRALGIRPGDRVACLAPNVPELLIAHFAVPLAGAVLVAVNTRLAPEEVRYILDHSEAKALIVDAGLHPVVAPLAGALPEVVTVPAAGAGHDPLVGGTVYGEFLGRGSDDPLPWGVDDEDAPISINYTSGTTGRPKGVVYTHRGAYLNGLGEVLHSRHTPDSVYLWTLPMFHCNGWCTPWGLVAIGGTQVCLRAVTGAEIWRLIDSEGVTHLNGAPTVLAAIANAPGAHPLDRPLVVTTAAAPPSPTIIAQMEGLGARIVHVYGLTETYGPYSVCEPQPGWSGLPGPERARLLARQGVGMIQTDGLRVVDDAMRDVPADGETLGEIVMRGNNVMKGYHRDDEATANAFRGGWFHSGDLGVRHPDGYVELRDRSKDIIISGGENISTVEVERAIDAHPAVLEAAVVAVPDDRWGERPKAFVVLRDGFAATEAEIIGHVRESLARYKAPDRVEFVAGLPKTSTGKIQKFQLREREWAGRRNRIQG, encoded by the coding sequence ATGGACAACGGCCCGGGTCACACCGCTCTCACCCCGCTGGCGTTCCTCGGGCGGTCGGCCGAGGTGTTCCCCGGCAAGACCGCCTACGTGCACGGTGACCGCAGGGTGGACTACGCCGCGTTCGCCGCGGAGGTGACACGGGCGGCGAACGCGCTGCGCGCCCTGGGGATCCGGCCCGGTGACCGCGTCGCCTGCCTCGCGCCGAACGTGCCGGAGCTGCTCATCGCCCACTTCGCCGTACCGCTCGCCGGGGCCGTCCTCGTGGCGGTCAACACGCGCCTCGCGCCGGAGGAGGTCCGCTACATCCTCGACCACTCCGAGGCCAAGGCGCTGATCGTGGACGCGGGCCTCCACCCGGTGGTGGCCCCGCTGGCGGGCGCGCTGCCCGAGGTCGTCACCGTGCCCGCGGCGGGCGCCGGCCACGACCCGCTGGTCGGCGGGACGGTCTACGGCGAGTTCCTCGGCCGCGGCTCCGACGACCCGCTCCCATGGGGGGTGGACGACGAGGACGCGCCCATCTCCATCAACTACACCTCCGGGACCACGGGACGGCCGAAGGGCGTCGTCTACACGCACCGCGGCGCGTATCTGAACGGGCTCGGCGAGGTACTGCACTCGCGTCACACGCCCGACAGCGTCTACCTGTGGACGCTGCCGATGTTCCACTGCAACGGCTGGTGCACGCCATGGGGGCTCGTCGCGATCGGAGGGACGCAGGTGTGCCTGCGGGCGGTCACCGGCGCGGAGATCTGGCGGCTGATCGACTCCGAGGGCGTCACGCACCTCAACGGCGCGCCGACCGTCCTGGCCGCCATCGCGAACGCGCCCGGGGCGCACCCGCTGGACCGCCCGCTCGTGGTCACCACGGCGGCGGCCCCGCCCAGCCCGACGATCATCGCGCAGATGGAGGGGCTCGGCGCGCGGATCGTCCACGTGTACGGGCTGACCGAGACGTACGGGCCGTACTCGGTGTGCGAGCCGCAGCCCGGCTGGTCAGGGCTGCCGGGGCCGGAGCGGGCGCGGCTGCTGGCCCGGCAGGGCGTCGGCATGATCCAGACGGACGGGCTGCGCGTCGTCGACGACGCCATGCGCGACGTCCCCGCGGACGGGGAGACGCTCGGCGAGATCGTCATGCGCGGCAACAACGTCATGAAGGGCTACCACCGGGACGACGAGGCGACCGCGAACGCGTTCCGGGGCGGCTGGTTCCACTCCGGCGACCTCGGCGTCCGCCATCCGGACGGCTACGTGGAACTGCGCGACCGCTCCAAGGACATCATCATCTCCGGCGGCGAGAACATCTCGACCGTGGAGGTCGAGCGGGCGATCGACGCGCACCCGGCGGTGCTGGAGGCCGCCGTCGTCGCGGTGCCCGACGACCGCTGGGGCGAGCGCCCGAAGGCGTTCGTGGTCCTGCGCGACGGGTTCGCCGCGACCGAGGCCGAGATCATCGGGCACGTCCGGGAGAGCCTGGCGCGCTACAAGGCGCCCGACCGGGTGGAGTTCGTCGCCGGGCTGCCGAAGACCTCCACCGGGAAGATCCAGAAATTCCAGCTGCGCGAGCGGGAGTGGGCCGGGCGCCGCAACAGGATCCAGGGCTGA